Below is a genomic region from Mycolicibacter hiberniae.
GTCAGCGGTCTCGTCGTCGCCGGTGTCTTCGTCGGTGTCCGAGTCCTCGGCCTCCGCGGCGTCGGCCTTCTTGTCCCGCCGGCGCTTGCGCTGCTTTTCCGCCTTCGGCTTGATCGGTTTCGGTGGTGGCGGCGGCATCTCGGCGACAAACGCCAGGTAGAACGCGCCGATGCCCAACAGGGCGATCGCGGCCGCGGCCCCGTAGATGCCGAACAACCACATGCCCGCGTCATCCAGCGACAGCCAGATCTCGCTGACCGCGGTGCCGGCGATCATCACGGCGGCCACCGCGTGCGCCACGATTGAGCCGGTCAGCAGAGTCAGCGCCAGCTGCGGGGTGCCGAACTCCGGCTTGCGGGCCTGCTTCAGCACTGCGGTCACCGGCAGTGCCATCGCCCCGATCAGCACGCCCAGGAGCACCCGCATCACGGTGCCCAGCGTGTGCGGGCTGAAGCCGGTCAGCTCCCACCATCGGGGCAGCACGAAGAGGAAGTAGAGGATGGCGGCCAGTGTTGCGAGTGACGCGTGCCAAACCGTGGCGACGGTACGACTCACGCCACCTCCCATGCTCGTCAGCTAGTGATTCAGGTGCGACCGGACCTTGATCGTTCGGTCCGGCCGCACCTGAATCGGGTGCGGAGGATAGGGGATTTGAACCCCTGAGGGCTATTAACCCAACCCGCGTTCCAGGCGAGCGCCATAGGCCACTAGGCGAATCCTCCGTCGGCAATGGTAGCTGAACCCCGGGCGAGCTCCGCACGCTGCTCATTTCCGCCCGGCTTCGCCGCGCTCGCGACCACCGCTGTGCCCGATGGCGGTGGCCCGCAGCGCCCGGCTTCGCCGCGCTCGCGACCACCGCTAGACTTGCGGGCGGACCCCGCGCGGCGTCCATCCTGTGAACTCCCCCAGGGCCGGAAGGCAGCAAGGGTCAATGGGCTCTGGCGGGTGCGCGGGGTCCCCTCATGTCGGGCCTTCGACGCTGAAAGGCGCACCCGTGTCGCTGCAATCCCTCAACCGTGCCGACCTGACCGCGCAGCATGAGCGCTACCAGCGGGACTACGCCGAACTGCAGGCCAAGAAGCTGTCCCTGGACCTCACCCGCGGCAAGCCGGCGCCGGAACAGCTCGACCTGGCCAACGGGCTGCTGGCTCTGCCCGGCCCCGACGACTTCCGGACCGACGACGGCACCGACACCCGCAATTACGGCGGCCTGCAGGGCCTGCCCGAGCTGCGGGCCATTTTCGGGGAGCTGCTCGGCATCGCGGTGCCCAACCTGATCGCCGGCAACAACGCCAGCCTCGAGTTCATGCACGACGTGGTCGTGTACTCGATGCTGCACGGGGGCGTGGACTCGCCGCGTCCGTGGGCCCAGGAGCCGGTCGTGAAGTTCTTGTGCCCGGTCCCCGGTTATGACCGGCACTTCGCGATCACCGAGACGCTGGGCATCGAGATGATCCCCGTGGCGATGCGCGAGGACGGCCCGGACGTCGACCTGATCGAGGAACTCGTCGCCGCCGACCCCGCGATCAAGGGCATGTGGACGGTGCCGGTGTTCGGCAACCCGACCGGCATCACCTATTCCTGGGAAACGGTGCGCCGGCTGGTGCAGATGAAGACCGCCGCGCCGGACTTCCGGCTGTTCTGGGACAACGCGTACGCGGTGCACACCCTGACCACCGAGTTTCCGCACCAGATCGATGTGCTCGGCCTGGCCGCCGCCGCGGGAAACCCCAACCGGCCGTACGTGTTCGCCTCCACCTCGAAGATCACCTTCGCCGGCGCCGGTGTCAGCTTCTTCGGTGGCTCACTGGGCAACATCGCCTGGTACCTGCAGTACGCCGGCAAGCGTTCGATCGGACCGGACAAGGTCAACCAGCTTCGCCACCTGCGGTTCTTCGGCGACGCCGACGGCGTCCGGGTGCACATGCGCCGTCACCAGGAGATCCTGGCCCCGAAGTTCGCGATGGCCGCCGAGATTCTGCAGCGGCGCCTCGCCGACGCCAAGATCGCGTCGTGGACCGACCCCAAGGGCGGCTACTTCATCAGCCTGGACGTCTGGCCGGGCACGGCGCGCCGCACCGTCGCGCTGGCCAAGGACGCCGGTATCGCGGTCACCGAGGCCGGGGCGTCCTTCCCGTACCGCAAGGACCCCGAGGACCAGAACATCCGGATCGCCCCGTCGTTCCCGTCCACCGACGATCTGCGCGACGCCGTTGACGGTCTGGCCACCTGCGCGCTGCTGGCCGCCGCCGAGCACATGTTGGGCTGAGCGTGCCGAAACCGGCGTCCGCGCCGGAGCCGCCGCCTAGCATTCACCGAAGTTGTGTCAGCAAGGCTGTCGAGAGTCCGGTGGAGGCCCGAGGAATGGCGATCAAGTTCGGTGTCGGCGGCTGCGCGGCGCTGGCGATAGGTCTTAGCGCGCTCGCGCAGGCACCCGCCGTACTGGCAGATCCCGTTCTCGACGTCTCCTCCGCGCAGGCGCTGGACATCGCCCCCGACACCGCCTTGTCGGCGATGCCGCCGCGGGTCGCCCAGGAGCTCGACGTCTTTCGGCGGGCCGCCGCCGATGCCGGACTGGGGCATCCCGTGATGTACGGGGACGGCCAGTGCTACCCGCTGGTCCAGGAGTACATCCACGCGGTGGGTGCCTCGTGGCGCAACAGAGACCCCAGCGGCAACGCCTTCGACCTCTACGAACATTTCCCCACCAATGGACTGGCCCAGTTCTTCGACCAGGTTCCGTTCGCCGGCGGTCTCAACGAGCCCCAGGTCGGGGACATCGTCGTCTACGGCCCGGGTGGGTATGTCAGCGAGCACGGGCACGCTGCGGTGGTCACCGATGTCCGCGGCAGCGGTCCCCTGCTGAGCTATGAGGCGGCCGAACAGAACTCCGGCGGCCGGCTGTTCGTGACGCTGAACTGGCGCGATTACAACCCCCTGTACAACACATTGGGCTATCTGCGCCCGAAGCTTTAGCGCTGTGCCTGCGGGGCCTGCACCGCCGTCGGCCCGAGCAAGTAACCTGCTGGCGTGGCGCTCTACCGCAAATACCGGCCGGCAACCTTCGCCGAAGTGGTGGGGCAGGAACACGTCACCGAACCGCTGTGCACCGCCTTGTCGGCGGGCCGGATCAACCACGCCTACCTGTTCTCGGGGCCTCGGGGCTGCGGCAAGACCTCGTCGGCGCGCATCCTGGCCCGGTCGCTGAACTGTGCCGGGGGCCCCACGCCGACGCCGTGTGGAACCTGCGACTCGTGCGTGGCGCTGGCCCCCAACGGGCCCGGCAGCATCGACGTCGTCGAACTGGACGCGGCAAGCCACGGCGGTGTCGACGACACCCGCGATCTGCGGGACCGCGCCTTCTACGCCCCGGCTCAGTCGCGCTACCGGATCTTCATCATCGACGAAGCGCACATGGTGACCACCGCGGGTTTCAACGCGCTGCTCAAGATCGTTGAGGAGCCGCCCGACCACCTGATCTTCATCTTCGCCACCACCGAGCCCGAGAAGGTGCTGCCGACCATCCGGTCCCGCACCCACCACTACCCTTTCCGGCTGCTGGCGCCGCGGACCATGCGTGAGTTGATCGGGCGGATCTGCGCGCAGGAGCGAGTCGCGGTCGATGACGCGGTCTATCCCCTGGTGATCCGTGCCGGCGGGGGATCGCCGCGGGACACCTTGTCGGTGCTCGACCAACTGCTGGCCGGTTCCGAGCCGATGCCCGACAGCCCCGACATCAGCCACGTCCACTACCAGCGGGCGCTGGGCCTGCTGGGCGCCACCGACGTCGCCTTGATCGACGAGGCGGTCGACGCCTTGGCGGCAGGGGACGCCGCGTCGCTGTTCGGTGCGGTGGAATCGGTGGTCGACGCCGGCCATGACCCGCGCCGGTTCGCCGTCGACCTGCTGGAGCGGTTCCGGGACCTGATCGTGCTGCAGGCCGTCCCCGACGCGGCGGCCAAGGGTGTGGTCGATGCGCCGGAAGACATGCTGGAGCGCATGCACGAGCAGGCCACCCGGCTGGGCCCGGCCACCCTGGCCCGCTTTGCCGAGGTGGTGCACGCCGGCCTCGGCGAGATGCGCGGTGCGACAGCACCCCGGCTGCTGCTCGAGGTGGTGTGCGCCCGGCTGCTGTTGCCGTCGGCGTCGGACACCGAAGCCGCACTGCTGCAACGGATCGAACGCATCGAGGGCCGCCTCGACATGTCGATTCCCGCGGCGCTGGCACGGCCCGGCGCCCCCGCGGGGGCGCCGCCGGCGGCAGCCGAAGCCGCGCAGGCGGCCAAACAGTTCACCCGCCGCTCGTCCCGCGCCGCCGAGCCCGAACCCGTGCCGGTAGCACCGCCGGCGCCGGCGCCGGAGCCGGCAGCCCCGGCAGCCCCGGCAGCCCCGGTAGCCCCGCCGGCACCGTCTGCCTCACCTGCTGCACCCGCACCGGCGCCTGTACCGGTTTCAGAAACGCAACCCGCACCCGCGCCGCGGCCAGTCCCCGAAGCCGCGCCGGCACCCGCGGCGGCAGCTACCCCCGGTGAGCCGGACGTGGCGGCCGTCCGCGCGATGTGGACCACGGTGCGCGACAAGGTGCGTCAGCGCAGCCGCACCACCGAGGTGATGCTGGCCGGTGCGACCGTGCGCGCGCTGGACGGCAACACCCTGGTGCTGACCCACGAATCCGCGCCACTGGCCCGGCGGCTGTGCGAACAGCGCAACGCCGAGGTCATCACCGAGGCACTCAAGGACGCCCTCGGGGTGAACTGGCGGGTGCGGTGCGAAGCCGGTAGCCCGGCCCCGGAAGCGGGCCGTGCGCCCGCGCTCGCCGAGGTCGACATGGAGTCGGCGCGGCGTGCCGACGAGAGGCGCTGCCGCGGCGCGATCCCGAAGAAGTGGCGCTGGAGCTGTTGCAGAACGAGCTGGGCGCCCGCCCCGTCCGGGGCGAGTGATCTAGGGCTGCCACCAGGGCCGCAGCGGCAGATCGTCGTCGCCGTCGCCGTCGACATTGCTGGCCAGCACCTGGTGCAGCTGAAACAGGTTGCGCTCGAAGCACAGCACCGACGCCGCCATGTACAGTCCCCACACCTTGGCCCGGCCCAGCCCCACCTGGGCGACGGCTTCGTCCCAGTGGGACACCAGGTTGCTGCTCCACTGCCGCAGCGTCATCGCGTAGTGGTGGCGGAAATCCTCTTCGTGCAGCACCTCGAGTCCGGTCTGCTGGATGTCGGAGATCACCCGTCCCGAGCCGGTGATCTCCCCGTCGGGAAAGACATACCGGTCGGTGAAGGCGTCGCCCCGGTAGATCGAGTTGTCCGGCAGTGTCACACATTGGTTGAGCAGCAGCCCCCCGGTGCGCACCTTCGACTTGAGGCAGCCGAAGAAGGTCTGGTAGTTCTTCACCCCGATGTGCTCGCTGACCCCGATGCTCGAAACGGCGTCGAAGCCGGTCTCGCGCACATCGCGGTAGTCGCAGTGGCGGACCTCGGCCAACTCCGACAGACCCTCGTCGGCGATGGCGCGCTGCGCCCACGCCACCTGCTGGGCGGACAGACTCACCCCCAGGGCGTGGACGCCCCGGCGGGCGGCATACCGAACCATGCCGCCCCAGCCGCAGCCCACGTCGAGCAGGCGGTCACCGGGCTGCAGGCGCAGCTTTTCGAAGATCAGCCGGTACTTGTTCTCCTGGGCCTGCTCCAGGGTGGCATCGGCCGTCGGGTAGATCGCGCAGCTGTAGGTCATCGACGGACCCAGCACCCACTCGTAGAAGGTGTTGGAGACGTCGTAGTGGTGATGGATCGCATCGGCGTCACGGGTTTTGGAGTGCCGCAGTCCCTCGGCTGCCCGGCGCCACTTGGGCGGCGCCTCCTCGGGTGGCGGCGCGATCGGCTTGAGGTTCTTCAACCCGATGGACCGGACGATATTGGCCAGTGCCCGCGGTGACGGGTGCTTGAACTCCAGATCCGTCAGCGCGTTGAGCACCGGATACGGATTGCCCGGATGCACCCCGTGCAGTTCCAGGTCCCCCGCCACGTAGGCGCGGGCGATCCCGAGTTGCCCCAACGAGGTGGCCAGGTAGTTGGTGGCGCGCGGAGTCAGCAACTCCACGCCCAGGGTCGCATCCGGCGGTCCGACGCTGCTGCCGTCATAGGCCGAGATCCGCAACGGCGGCGGCCCGCCGCCGGCGAGCAGCATCAAAACCTCGGCCAAGCCGAGGCGGTCTGTCTGGGTAACCGTCATCGCCGCATCCCCCCGGCGATACCGACAATGGCCCGCCCCCCCCGCGGTGGGCATCGCCTGCCAAAGAGCCTAGGGCCGGCCCATCCGCTGAGCAAGAGCGCCGCGGAACCGCAAAGAAACCCGTATGGCGTGCTGTCCGTTGTCTGCCCGGTAGCGTGGGCTGGCGTGACTGACACCACCACGTGCGCGATCGTCGGTGGTGGGCCGGCCGGTATGGTCCTGGGCCTGCTGCTGGCGCGAGCCGGCGTGCGGGTAACGCTGCTGGAGAAGCACTCCGACTTCCTGCGCGACTTCCGCGGCGATACCGTGCACCCCAGCACCCTGCGACTCCTCGACGAACTCGGCCTCTGGGAGCGCTTTTCGGCGTTGGCGCACAGCGAGATTCACCAAGTCCGGCTCGACATCGGCGGACGCGACACCACCGTGGTCGACTTCGGCCGGTTGCGCCGCCAGCCGCACCCCTACATCGCGATGGTGCCGCAGTGGGACCTGCTCAATCTGCTCGCCGAATCCGCCCAGGCCGAGCCGACATTCACCTTGCGCATGCGAACCGAGGTCACCGGACTGTTGCACGAGAACGGGCGGGTGGCCGGGGTCCGCTATCTCGGCGCCGACGGACCCGGCGAGCTGCGCGCCGATCTCACGGTGGCCTGCGACGGCCGTTCGTCGGTCGCGCGGCACGAAGCGGGCCTGCACTCGCGGGAGTTCCCGGTGAACTTCGACGTGTGGTGGTTTCGCCTGCCCACCCACGCCGCCGCCCAGCCCACCCTGCTGCCACGCCTCGGCCGGGGTGGCGTCGCGATCATGATCCCGCGGGACAACTACTTTCAGGTCGCCTATCTGGGCCGCAAGGGTACCGACGCAGACGTGCGGGCGCGCGGCATCGAGGCCTTCCGGCGCGAGGTGGTCGCGCTCATTCCCGAGGCCGCGGACTCGGTGGAGGCGCTGCGCAGCCTCGACGACGTCAAACACCTCGATGTGCGGGTCAACAGGTTGCGGCACTGGAGCATTGATGGACTGCTGTGTATCGGGGACGCCGCGCATGCCATGTCCCCGGTCGGCGGTGTCGGTATCAACCTGGCGGTGCAGGACGCGGTGGCCGCGGCGCGGATTCTGGCCGAACCGCTACGGCAGGGCCGGGTGAGTCGGCGTGACCTCGCCGCCGTGCAACGCCGCCGGGAATTTCCCACCGTCGTCACCCAGTCGATTCAGCGGGTGGCCCACCGAGCGCTGAACCCGATCCTGCGAGGTGAGGATCTGAGCCCGCCGGCGGCCGCGGGCACCGTGTTGGCCGTATTGCCGTGGCTGGCGGCTGTTCCGGCCTATCTGGTGGGGGTGGGAGTGCGCCCCGAACGCGCGCCGGATTTCGCGCGCCGCTAGGCCTGATGGCGGCGACCCGCGGCGCCCGGCTTCGCCGCGCTTGCGATCGCCGCGGGGCCTGATGGCGGCGACCCGCGGCGCCCGGCTTCGCCGCGCTTGCGATCGCCGCTAGGGCCGCCACCACGGCCGCAGCGGCAGATTCTGCGCACCGGCCCCGTTGGCCGCGAGCACGTGGTGCAACTGAATCGCGTTGTTTTCGAAGCCCAGCCGGGAGCCGGCCATGTACAGGCCCCACACCTTGGCGGTGGCCAACCCGACCTCGGCGACCGCGTCATCCCAGTGCGCCACCAGATTCGCGCACCAATCGCGCAGGGTCAGCTCGTAGTGGTTGCGCAGGTTCTCGTTGTGCAGCACTTCCATGCCGGCGTCCTGGATCTCGCTGATGATGCGGCCAGACCCGGCCAGTTCCCCATCGGGGAAGACGTAGCGGTCGATGAAATAGCCTGCCGTCACATTGGACTTGTTGTCCGCCCGGGTGATGCAGTGATTCAGCAGCAGCCCCCCGCGACGCAGCTTGGACTTCAGGAACCCGAAATATGCGGGATAGTTGGCGACGCCGATGTGCTCGGTCATGCCGATCGAGGAGACCGCGTCGAAGCCGGACTCGTCGACATCGCGGTAGTCGCAGTGCCGCACCTCGGCCAGCTCGGACAATTCCTCGTCGGCGATCGCGCGCTGGGCCCATCGGGCCTGCTCCGCCGAGAGCGTGGCGCCGATGGCGCGCACTCCCTGCCGGGCCGCGTAGCGCACCATGCCGCCCCAGCCGCATCCCACGTCGAGCAGGGTGTCGCCGGCGGACAGCCGCAGCTTGTCGAAGACCAGCCGGTACTTGTTCTCCTGGGCCAGCTCCAGTGTCGCCTCCGGGTGGGGGTAGACGGCACAGGTGTAGGTCATCGACGGGCCCAGCACCCACTCGTAGAAGTCGTTGGACACGTCGTAGTGATGGTGAATGGCCTCGGCATCACGGGATTTGCTGTGCCGCAAACCTTCCGCGACGCGTCGCCACCGGGGCAGGGACTCTTGGGGTGGCGGGGCGATCGGCACCAGGTGCTCGATGCCGATCGAGCGCACGATGTTGGCCAGCACACGCGGCGAGGGCCGTTTGAAGTGCAGTTCGTGGGCCAGCGCCTTGAGCAACAGGTAGGGATCGCCCGGGTGCACGCCGTGCACGCCCAGGTCGCCGGCGACGTAGGCGCGGGCCATTCCCAGATCGCCTGGAGCGGTGGCCAGGTAGGTGGTGCCGCGCGGGGTCAACAGCTCCAGGCCCAGCGGTGCGTCGTCGGGTCCGGTGCTGCTGCCGTCGTAGGCGGTGAAACGCAGCGGCAGGTGGTTGTCGGTGGTCAGAGTCTCCAGAACCTGGGCGAGGTTCAGGCGGCCGGTTGCAATGCGCAGCTGTTCGCTTTCGATCGTCATCGTCGTCGCACCGCCTTGGCGTAGAGGTCCAGAAGCCGGGAATCGGGGTCGTAGGTCTGCTTGATCGCCCGGTAGGTCGCCCCGCCGTAGAGCTCGTCGAACTCGCTGGGGGAGTAGTAGGCGTCGGAGTACAGCGACTTGTGGCCGTCGAGTTCGCTCACCTGGGCTTCGATGAGGCGGTTGGTGGCGCCTTCGGTGGCACCCGCCGGGACCGAGGACCAGAATCCGACGTTGACGTAGGTGCGGTTGGGCCGGATCGGGTACAGCGGCCACTGTTCGTCGCCGCGCAACCGCAGTGGGCACAACCACACCGGCTCGATCGGCACGTGAGCGAAGAACCAGTCGAGGAATTCCCCGCAGCGTTCCAGCGGGACCTCGATGTCTTGCACCACGCGCTCCCGCGGTGGGCGGTTATGCCGCTTTTCGATCCGGTCGGCGATGGAGAACCGCTGGTCGTAGGCGATCAGTTTCGAGTAGACGCTGCTGCGCCGGTAGCGCCGCGGCCACCACCGGCGTATCAGGGGGCGCTGCGCCCCGAACGCCCGCGAGCACCAGAACCAGTCGGTGTCCCAGCGCCAGAGGTAGTCGTGAATGGTCAGCCGGTCGTCTTTGATGCCGCCGCCATGCCGGATCGAGCGGTAGTAGATCTGCTGGCCGGTGTAGTCGCTGACCGCGCCGGGCGAGTCGGTCGCGATACCGACACACAGGTAGCTCTCCCGCGGGCTGAAGACCACCCCGTCGAGGTAGTCCACCGGGACTCCGTCCAGCCCGCCGGTGTCGATGATGCGGTCCATCGTCGACACCAGCTCGCCCAGGGAGTCGAAGCGGATGTGCCGCAATGCGACGAAGGGCTTGACGGCTTCCAGTTCGATGCGCAGTCGGGTCGAATATCCCAGGGTCCCGTAGGAATTCGGAAAGGCGTGGAACAGATCCTCATGCTGCCCGCGCGACACCGTGAGCAGTTCGCCCGCTCCGGTCAGCACGTCCATTTCCAGCACCGACTCGTGGGGGAGCCCGTTGCGAAACGATGCCGACTCGATTCCCAGGCCGCTGACCGCGCCGCCCACCGTGATCGTCTTCAGTTGCGGGACCACCAGCGGGGCCAGGCCGTAGGGGAGGGTGGCGGCGACCAGATCCTCATAGGTGCACATGCCGTCGACGTCGGCGGTCCGGTTCTCCGCGTCGATGGCGAGGACGCTGACCAGCCCGGAGGTGTCCAGGCCGGGGCCTTGGCGCTTGGCGCGTGCCCGAAACAGGTTGGAGGTGGGCTTGGCCAGCCGGACCGCTGCGTCAGCGGGGATGTTCCGGTAGCTGTCCAGCAGGCGTTGCACCCCCCGCGTGTGGGATGTCGGTGTATCGGCCGGCCGAACGGACATCACTTTCCACGCTAACGGCGGATCGGCAGATGTGCACGTACCGCCGCCGCGGGTCAGGGAATCAGCGTTTGGCTGCTCAGAAAGCTGGCGACGCCCCGCGCGACGGCGTCGGCGTAGCGCTGCCGGCCCGCCGGGCTTTCCATCAGGGCGGCGTCAGCAGCGTTTTTCATGTTGCCGAGCTCGACCAGGATCGACGGGTACTCGGCCAGGTTCAGCCCGGCCAGGTCGGCTCGCCCCTTGAGACCGTCGGAGCCGATGTAGTTGGCCGGGGGGATGCCGGCGGCCTGCAGCTGCCCCCGCATGACCTGCGCGAACCGTACCGCCGGGCCCTCCTGTGCCGGGTTGAGCGGCGGTGCGGAGTAGTTGACGTGGAAACCGCGGCCACTGGGCGCCCCGCCGTCGGCATGGATGGACACGATGGCGTTGGGGTGCAGGGAGTTGGCCATCGCGGCGCGCGCGTCGATGCAGGGCGCCGGGCCGTTGTCGTCGCCCCGCGACATCGCGGTGCGAACCCCCAGGGCGGTGAGTGCCTGCCGGATCCGCAGCGTGGTGTCCCAGGCGAAGCTGTGCTCGGGGTAGCCGGAATTGGTGGCGGTGCCGCTGGTCTGACAGTTCTTGGTGCCGCCCCGGCCGTTGGGCACCTGGCGGGCCAGGGCCGCGGGGTCGCCCCCGCCGCTGTGTCCGGGGTCGAGGAACACGATCATCCCGGCGATATTGGCCGGACCGGCCCAGGCCAAGGGAGCCAGCGGGGCGCTCGGTACCGCGGCGGCCACCACCACGCCGGCGGTGATCGCGATACCGACACGGACAAGAACTGGTACGCGCACGCCGCCAACGTAGGCTGAGGCCGACTACGCTGGGTTTCTCACACGCAGCGGGTCCCGGAGCTGAGACCAAGCCGCAACCCGGTCGAGACCGCGCTCACCACAACGCAAGGAGTGTCATGCAACCAGGAGGCCCGCCCGACATGTCGGCGCTGCTGGCCCAGGCTCAGCAGATGCAGCAGCGACTGCTGCAGGCGCAGCAGGAGCTGGCCGCCACCGAGGTGCACGGAGAAGCCGGCGGCGGCCTGGTCAAAGTCACTGCCAACGGCAGCGGCGAGGTGCTTGCGGTGCAGATCGACCCGAAGGTCGTCGACCCGGACGACATCGAGACGCTGCAGGACCTGATCGTGGGTGCGCTCGCCGACGCCTCGAAAAAGGCGCACACGCTGGCCCAGCAGCGGCTGTCGCCGTTGGCCGGCGGCATGGGCGGCGCGCTCGGCATGCCGGGGGCCTAGGTGTTTGAGGGTCCGGTTCAGGACCTGATCGACGAGCTGGGCAAGCTGCCGGGCATCGGCCCCAAGAGCGCCCAGCGGATCGCCTTTCACCTGTTGTCGGTGGAGCCGCCGGAGATCGATCGGCTGACCGCGGTGCTGACCAAGGTCCGCGATGGCGTGCAGTTCTGCGAGGTGTGCGGCAATGTCGCCGATGCGCAGCGTTGCCGGATCTGCGGGGATCCGCGCCGCGACTTCGCCCAGATCTGCGTCGTGGAGGAACCCAAGGACGTGGCGGCCATCGAGCGAACCCGGGAGTTCCGCGGCCGCTACCACGTGCTCGGCGGTGCGCTGGACCCGCTCTCCGGCATCGGCCCTGAGCAGCTGCGGGTGCGCGAGCTGCTGAATCGGGTCGGCGAGCGGATCGACGGGGTGGACGTCAGCGAGGTGATCATCGCCACCGACCCCAACACCGAGGGCGAGGCCACCGCCACCTATCTGGTGCGGGTGCTGCGCGACATCCCCGGTTTGGCCGTGACGCGTTTGGCGTCCGGGCTGCCGATGGGCGGTGACCTGGAATTCGCCGACGAGTTGACGCTGGGCCGGGCCTTTACCGGCCGGCGCGCGATGGCCTGACGCCCCGGCCGCTCGCCGCTACCGGGGACGGGCCACTTCCACCATCTCGAAATCGGCCTTGGCCGCACCGCAGTCCGGGCAGCTCCAGTCCTCGGGGATGTC
It encodes:
- a CDS encoding YbaB/EbfC family nucleoid-associated protein yields the protein MQPGGPPDMSALLAQAQQMQQRLLQAQQELAATEVHGEAGGGLVKVTANGSGEVLAVQIDPKVVDPDDIETLQDLIVGALADASKKAHTLAQQRLSPLAGGMGGALGMPGA
- a CDS encoding aminotransferase class I/II-fold pyridoxal phosphate-dependent enzyme, yielding MSLQSLNRADLTAQHERYQRDYAELQAKKLSLDLTRGKPAPEQLDLANGLLALPGPDDFRTDDGTDTRNYGGLQGLPELRAIFGELLGIAVPNLIAGNNASLEFMHDVVVYSMLHGGVDSPRPWAQEPVVKFLCPVPGYDRHFAITETLGIEMIPVAMREDGPDVDLIEELVAADPAIKGMWTVPVFGNPTGITYSWETVRRLVQMKTAAPDFRLFWDNAYAVHTLTTEFPHQIDVLGLAAAAGNPNRPYVFASTSKITFAGAGVSFFGGSLGNIAWYLQYAGKRSIGPDKVNQLRHLRFFGDADGVRVHMRRHQEILAPKFAMAAEILQRRLADAKIASWTDPKGGYFISLDVWPGTARRTVALAKDAGIAVTEAGASFPYRKDPEDQNIRIAPSFPSTDDLRDAVDGLATCALLAAAEHMLG
- the recR gene encoding recombination mediator RecR, encoding MFEGPVQDLIDELGKLPGIGPKSAQRIAFHLLSVEPPEIDRLTAVLTKVRDGVQFCEVCGNVADAQRCRICGDPRRDFAQICVVEEPKDVAAIERTREFRGRYHVLGGALDPLSGIGPEQLRVRELLNRVGERIDGVDVSEVIIATDPNTEGEATATYLVRVLRDIPGLAVTRLASGLPMGGDLEFADELTLGRAFTGRRAMA
- a CDS encoding class I SAM-dependent methyltransferase translates to MTIESEQLRIATGRLNLAQVLETLTTDNHLPLRFTAYDGSSTGPDDAPLGLELLTPRGTTYLATAPGDLGMARAYVAGDLGVHGVHPGDPYLLLKALAHELHFKRPSPRVLANIVRSIGIEHLVPIAPPPQESLPRWRRVAEGLRHSKSRDAEAIHHHYDVSNDFYEWVLGPSMTYTCAVYPHPEATLELAQENKYRLVFDKLRLSAGDTLLDVGCGWGGMVRYAARQGVRAIGATLSAEQARWAQRAIADEELSELAEVRHCDYRDVDESGFDAVSSIGMTEHIGVANYPAYFGFLKSKLRRGGLLLNHCITRADNKSNVTAGYFIDRYVFPDGELAGSGRIISEIQDAGMEVLHNENLRNHYELTLRDWCANLVAHWDDAVAEVGLATAKVWGLYMAGSRLGFENNAIQLHHVLAANGAGAQNLPLRPWWRP
- a CDS encoding CHAP domain-containing protein, giving the protein MAIKFGVGGCAALAIGLSALAQAPAVLADPVLDVSSAQALDIAPDTALSAMPPRVAQELDVFRRAAADAGLGHPVMYGDGQCYPLVQEYIHAVGASWRNRDPSGNAFDLYEHFPTNGLAQFFDQVPFAGGLNEPQVGDIVVYGPGGYVSEHGHAAVVTDVRGSGPLLSYEAAEQNSGGRLFVTLNWRDYNPLYNTLGYLRPKL
- a CDS encoding FAD-dependent oxidoreductase, translating into MTDTTTCAIVGGGPAGMVLGLLLARAGVRVTLLEKHSDFLRDFRGDTVHPSTLRLLDELGLWERFSALAHSEIHQVRLDIGGRDTTVVDFGRLRRQPHPYIAMVPQWDLLNLLAESAQAEPTFTLRMRTEVTGLLHENGRVAGVRYLGADGPGELRADLTVACDGRSSVARHEAGLHSREFPVNFDVWWFRLPTHAAAQPTLLPRLGRGGVAIMIPRDNYFQVAYLGRKGTDADVRARGIEAFRREVVALIPEAADSVEALRSLDDVKHLDVRVNRLRHWSIDGLLCIGDAAHAMSPVGGVGINLAVQDAVAAARILAEPLRQGRVSRRDLAAVQRRREFPTVVTQSIQRVAHRALNPILRGEDLSPPAAAGTVLAVLPWLAAVPAYLVGVGVRPERAPDFARR
- a CDS encoding class I SAM-dependent methyltransferase → MTVTQTDRLGLAEVLMLLAGGGPPPLRISAYDGSSVGPPDATLGVELLTPRATNYLATSLGQLGIARAYVAGDLELHGVHPGNPYPVLNALTDLEFKHPSPRALANIVRSIGLKNLKPIAPPPEEAPPKWRRAAEGLRHSKTRDADAIHHHYDVSNTFYEWVLGPSMTYSCAIYPTADATLEQAQENKYRLIFEKLRLQPGDRLLDVGCGWGGMVRYAARRGVHALGVSLSAQQVAWAQRAIADEGLSELAEVRHCDYRDVRETGFDAVSSIGVSEHIGVKNYQTFFGCLKSKVRTGGLLLNQCVTLPDNSIYRGDAFTDRYVFPDGEITGSGRVISDIQQTGLEVLHEEDFRHHYAMTLRQWSSNLVSHWDEAVAQVGLGRAKVWGLYMAASVLCFERNLFQLHQVLASNVDGDGDDDLPLRPWWQP
- a CDS encoding Rv3717 family N-acetylmuramoyl-L-alanine amidase, which encodes MRVPVLVRVGIAITAGVVVAAAVPSAPLAPLAWAGPANIAGMIVFLDPGHSGGGDPAALARQVPNGRGGTKNCQTSGTATNSGYPEHSFAWDTTLRIRQALTALGVRTAMSRGDDNGPAPCIDARAAMANSLHPNAIVSIHADGGAPSGRGFHVNYSAPPLNPAQEGPAVRFAQVMRGQLQAAGIPPANYIGSDGLKGRADLAGLNLAEYPSILVELGNMKNAADAALMESPAGRQRYADAVARGVASFLSSQTLIP
- a CDS encoding FAD-binding oxidoreductase, with protein sequence MSVRPADTPTSHTRGVQRLLDSYRNIPADAAVRLAKPTSNLFRARAKRQGPGLDTSGLVSVLAIDAENRTADVDGMCTYEDLVAATLPYGLAPLVVPQLKTITVGGAVSGLGIESASFRNGLPHESVLEMDVLTGAGELLTVSRGQHEDLFHAFPNSYGTLGYSTRLRIELEAVKPFVALRHIRFDSLGELVSTMDRIIDTGGLDGVPVDYLDGVVFSPRESYLCVGIATDSPGAVSDYTGQQIYYRSIRHGGGIKDDRLTIHDYLWRWDTDWFWCSRAFGAQRPLIRRWWPRRYRRSSVYSKLIAYDQRFSIADRIEKRHNRPPRERVVQDIEVPLERCGEFLDWFFAHVPIEPVWLCPLRLRGDEQWPLYPIRPNRTYVNVGFWSSVPAGATEGATNRLIEAQVSELDGHKSLYSDAYYSPSEFDELYGGATYRAIKQTYDPDSRLLDLYAKAVRRR